Below is a genomic region from Corallococcus macrosporus.
ACCTCCACCAGCGTGCCGCCCGCGCCGAAGAGCAGCACCGGGCCGAACTGCGCGTCCAGGCTGCTGCCGACAATCAGCTCGTAGCCGTCCAGCTTCACCATGGGCTGCACGGTGACGCCGTCGAACCCGTCCTGGAGCCCCCGCTCCGCCATCGCGTCGCGGATGGCGCGGAACGCCTCGCGCACGCGCTGCTCGTCGCGCAGGTCCAGGCGCACGCCGCCCACGTCCGTCTTGTGCGTCACCGTGAGCGAGTGCAGCTTGAGCACCACGGGGAAGCCCAGCGTGTGCGCCTTCGCCACCGCCTCGTCCTCGGAGGTGGCGAGCCACGTCTCCACGGTGGGGATGCCGTAGGCGGCCAGGAGGCGCTTGGACTCGTACTCGGACAGCAGGGTGCGGCCGGAGGCGCGGGCCTCGTCCACCAGGGCGCGCGCCACGTCGCGGCCGCCGCCGGTGGGCTCCTCCGCCAGCGTGGGCGTCTCATAGAGCCCGGCGATGTTGTCCGAGTAGCGCCACATGTAGTTGAAGACGCGGGCCGCGGTGTCCGGGTAGCCGAAGGTCGGGATGCCCGCGTCGTTGAGGATGCGCTCGCCCGCGGCGACCTCGGAACCGCCCATCCAGCTCGCGAGCACGGGCTTGCCGGGCAGCTTCGCGTAGCCCTTGAGGCGGTCCGCCGTCTTGGTGGGCTCCGTCATGTCCTGCGGCGTGAGGATGACGAGCAGGCCGTCGCTGTTGGGGTCCGCGCCGGTCGTCTCCAGCGCCTTCGCGTAGCGCTCCGCGTCCGCGTCTCCCAGGATGTCCACCGGGTTGGCGTGGCTCCACGGCGGCGGCAGGAAGCCGTCCAGTTGCTTCCGGGTGTCGTCGGACAGCACGGCCAGCTCGCCGCCACCGGACACGAGCGCATCCGTGGCGAGCACGGCGGGGCCGCCCGCGTTGGTGAGCAGCGTGAGCCTGCGGCCGGAGGGCCGGGGCTCGCGGGCCAGCACCTCCGCCATGTGGAAGAGGTCCTCGATGGAGTCCACGCGCAGCACGCCCGCGCGGCGGAAGGCGGCGGAGAGCACCTCGTCGCTGCCGGCGAGCGTGCCGGTGTGCGACGCGGCGGCCTGCGCGGCCTGCGCGGTGCGGCCGGCCTTGATGACGATGATGGGCTTGGTGAGGGCCACCTCGCGCGCGGCGGACAGGAAGGCGCGCGCGTCACCGATGGACTCCATGTACAGCAGGATGGAGCGCGTCATCGGATCATCCGCGAGGAAGTCGATGAGGTCCCCCCAGCCCACGTCCAGCATGGAGCCCACGGACACGAAGGCGCTGAAGCCCACGGCCTCGCGCAGGCTCCAGTCCAGGATGGACGTGAGCAGCGCGCCGGACTGGCTGATGAAGGCCACGTTGCCGGGGCGGGCCATGCCCTTGGCGAAGGTGGCGTTGAAGCCGCCCGTGGGGCGCATCACGCCCAGGCAGTTGGGGCCGATGATGCGCAGGTTCGCGGCCTGCGCGATGCGCAAGACCTCCTGCTCCAGCTTCACGCCCTCCGGCCCCGTCTCCTTGAAGCCCGCGGAGATGATGATGGCGCCCTTGACGCCCATCTCCGCGCACTCACGGATGATGGCCGGCACGGACTTCGCGGGGGTGACGATGACGGCCAGGTCCACGGGCTCCGGCAGCGCGCGCAGCGAAGGCCACGCCTTGATGCCGAGCACGTTGGGGCGCTGCGGGTTGACGGGATAGACGGTGCCGCCGAACGGGCTGCTGATGAGGTTCCACAGGACGGTGCGGCCCACGCTGCCGGGGCGCTCGCTCGCCCCCACCACCGCGACGCTGCGCGGGGAGAAGAGGACCTCCAGCGGCTGACGCGTGCGCTGGTGGAGCAGGTCGATGGAGGGGTCCGTCCGGGCCGGGGGCGTGGTGGGGCGCTGCTCGTCCATGGTGCGCTCGTGTTCGGTGGGTGGCCGTACCGGCGTCAATCTCCGGTCGGCCCCCATCGTGCACCAGTCGGGAGGAAGAGGACGGGGCGTCGCACGCTCCCCTGTCCGTTTTCCAGCGGCACCCTACGACGCGCGCGCCCGCTCCACCGCCGGCTTGAGCACGGTGCTGGCGAACTCCGCCAGCGTGGTGGGCGTGGTCGTCTCCTTCGAGCGCGGCTCGGCCGCGACCATGCGCCCGTCCAGGACGGCGCCGTACATCTCCACGTAGACGTCCGCCATCCACGAGGGCATGCCCGCGCCCGTCATGCCGTTGCGCACGTCCTCCAGCCCCACCCGCACGTACTTCACGGGCTGGCCCAGCACCTGGGTCAGGACGCTGGCGATCTCCGGATAGGTGACGTCCTTGGGCCCGTGCACGCCCACGTAGCGGTGGCCCGTCCACGAGGTGTCCGTGAGGTACTCGAAGGCCTTCGCCGCGATGTCCGCCGTCGCGACCATGGGGAAGGCCTGCGTCTCCCCGTTCACGCTGAAGAGCGCGCCCGTCTTCGTCAGCCCCTGCACGTCGCGCAGCAGGTTCTCCATGAAGAAGCCCGCGCGCAGGCTGACGACGTTGGGGGCCGCCGCCTGGAAGGCCTCTTCAATGGGCTTCAGCGCGGCCACCGGCCCCGTGCCCGGCCCGGTCTGCGCGCCGATGCTGGAGATGAGCACCACGCGCTTCACGCCGTGCGCCTTCACGCGCTCGGCGGCCATCCGGCCCGTGGCCGTGGCCCACTGCACGAAGTCCGGACGGGCCGCGGGCGGAGCCAGCCAGAACAGCGCCTCCGCGCCCGGGAGGGCCGCGTCCAGCGTGGCCTGCTCGTCGATGGAGCCCTGCACCACCTTGGCGCCCAGCTTCACCAGGTCCGCCACCTTCTCCGGCGTGCGGGAGATGACCGTGACCTTGCGGCCGGCCTTCAAGAGCTTCTCCACGAGGGGACGACCGATGTTGCCGTTCGGGGTGTTGATGACGATGGACATGGGGTGCCTCCAGCGACTTCGGGATGGCGCAACAGTGCCCCCGCGCCCGCCATGAGGCCACTGCATGCTATGCATGTGCCCATGCACCGCGCGCATGAAACCTCCACCGAGGAGGTGGACCTCTCCGGCATCAACCTCAACCTGATGGTGGCGCTGGACGCGCTGCTCCAGGAGGCGCACGTCACCCGCGCCGCGGCCCGCGTGGGCCTCACCCAGTCCGCGATGAGCCACGCGCTCGCCCAGCTGCGGGAGCTCTTGGGTGACGCGCTCCTCATCCGGGGCCGGGGCGGCATGGTGCTGACGCCGCGCGCGGAGCAGCTCGTGGCGCCGCTGCGGCGGGGGCTGGCGGAGCTGCGGCGGGCGCTGAGGCACGAGCCCCCCTTCGAGCCCGCCACCGCGTCCCGCCGCTTCACCGTGGCCACGCGCGACTACTTCGGGACCGTGCTGCTGCCGGGCGCGCTGGAGCTGCTGGGCCGTGAAGCCCCCGGCGTGGACCTCATCGTGCAGCACGTGGACAACCACACGTACCCCGCGCTCATGGAGACGGGCGGCGTGGACCTGACCGTCGTCACGCCGCCGGTGGAGACCGGGGCGGGGCTTCGCCAGAAGAAGCTGCTCACCGAGGACTTCGTCTGCGTGGTGCGCAGGGACCACCCCACCGTGCGCCGCACGCTGGACCTGGACACCTACCTGAAGCTGTCCCACATCCTCATCAGCCCCCGTGGCGACGGCTTTGGCGCGGTGGACGCCGTCCTCGCGAAGCGCGGTCTGCCCCCGCGCCGCATCGCCCTGCGGGTGCCCTACTTCCTCATCGCCCCGCTGGCGGTGTCGCGCTCGGATTACGTCCTCACCGCGCCCCGCCGCCTCATCGCCGCGTTCAGCGATGCATATGCACTCCAGGTGTTCCCCCCGCCCATCCCGGTGCCGTCCTTCGACATCATCCAGGTCTGGCACGAGCGCTTCGACGGCGACCCCGCGCACCAGTGGCTGCGCGGACTGGTGCAACGGGCCGTGAACGCGGGGTCTGAAAACACCCGGAGTTCACGAAGGGTGCGGCGCGCGCCAGCTTCCTGACACTCGGGGGGCGCGACACTGAACGTCAGTACACAGGTGGGGGAGCATCGCATGGGGGGCATCGTGTAGGGTGCTCCGCATGAATCCTGAGAAGCTTGTCTTCGCCCAGACCGTCGACGCGCTCTTCGTCCGAGCGCTGGAGAACCGGCTGACCCCCGCCTGCCGTGAGCACCTGAAGCGGGCCGGGCTGGACCTCGACCGCAAGCTGGAGCGCACCTACTCGCTGGAGCAGTGGCGGGAGTTCCTGCGCATCGCCGCCGGCCACGTCTATGGCGGCGTCCCCGCGGAGGCCGCGTACTACTCCCTGGGCGAGCGCTTCATGGACGCCTACTTCGGCACCTTCTTTGGCCGCGCCCTGCTGGGCGTGGGCCGGCTGGCCGGTCCCCGGAGGATGCTGCTGCGCGCGGACGTGGGCTTTCGCGCCGGCAACAACTTCAGTGAAGTCAAAATCGTGGAGCGCAGCGCGACTTCGCTGGAGCTGTGGATGAACGACGTGCTGGCGGATCAGCCGACGTTCGCGGCGGGGTTGCTGGCGCGCGCGGTGGCGCTGTGCGGGGGCTGGCGGGTGGTGGCGCTGCCGGAGGAGTTCGACGGCACGGCGGCCACGTTCCACCTGCGCTGGAGCGAGGCCCCCGTGGAGACAGCGCTCAGCGCCACTGAGGATGGGTCCTCAGGCGACGCTCGACCTCAGGCGTGAGGGTGCCCCCATGCGGGGCCCGGGAGGACGAGCGCTCCCAGCGCTCCAGCCACCGGGTCCCCAGCGGGGCGGCCAGGGATTCGTAGCGGGTCGAGGCCACGGTGGTCTCCCCCTTGGTGCCGGTGGACACGCCGGCGCCCACGTAGAACCCCGCGAGCAGCAGCGTGACGCGGGTGGGTGTGGCCGCGCTGTAGGTCATCAGCAGGGCGCCCTCCCCGTCCTCCCGGCAGTGCCGGCGCACCCGGGCGAGGACGCCTTCGGTCCACATGTCCGGGTTGGACGCGGGTGAGAACGGGTCGAAGAAGACGAGGTCCGCGGGGGGCAGTTCCGCCTCCAGGAAGGGCACCGCGTCGCCCAGCTTGAGCTCCCAGCGGATGCCGGGCTCGCTCCAGGCGCCGTGCTTCATGAGGGCTTCACAGGCTTCGCGGAACGGCTGGAGGAACGGGAAGCCCTCCGCGTCCGCGAGCGCCAGGCGCAGCGGGGCCAGGTCCACCTCGAAGCTGACGACGTGCAGGTCGCGGGCTCGCTGGGGGCCCAGGTCGCGGGCGCGGGTGAGCGCGGCGACGGCGTTGGTGGCGGCGCCCAGGCCCACGTCGTGGATGACGAGCGGCGGGCCGGGCTGGCGCAGGCGGTCCGCGAGGCCGGGCTGATCCACGTAGAGGCGCAGGGCCTCCTGCCACGGACCGACCGCGGGGTGCATGACCTCGCCATGGCCCAGGTGGCGCACGGCGCGGTGGCCGTTGCGCAGGGTGACGAGCTCGAAGTCGCCGTCGCGCGGATGGGAGGGCTCGGACATGGGGCTCCTGGCCTGGAGGGGATGTGTGGGAAAGGATGGGTGCCTAGCATGAGGACTCCAGGGCAGGAACATCGCGGCGCGCTTCACGGAGAGGACGTGCGGCACGGGGAGGCGCCCTTCGCGGGAGGCCGGGTGCGGCTGTCGCTCCGGGTGGACGCCGGGACGCGGCTCATCCAGGACGCCGCGTGGGAGGCCTCCGAGTCCGTGAGCGCGGGTCATCCGCTGGCGGCGTGCCTGGAGTCGCTGTGTCAGAACGCGGTGGGCATCGGGGTGGACGTGTTCCTGCGCTTCGACGACTTCCACCTGCGGGCGGGCTGTCCGGAGGAACTGGAGGCGACGGAGGAAGCGGGGCTGGCGGTGAGGGTGTTCCGCTTCGCGTTCAGCCAGTTCCATCCCCGGACCACCGGGCCGGCGTACCTGTCGAGCGGGCTGGTGCTGGCGAAGCTGCCCCGGGGCGTGTGTCCGGAGTGGGAGGAGCCGGGGTTCTACTTCGCGCACTACTACCGCGAGGAGCTGTGGCCGGAGGCGGTGGAGGAGGCGCGAAGGGGCGGCGTGCTGGGGCCGCGCGCGGCGTGTGCGTACATCGACGCGTTGCTGGCGAAGGCGGACGACACGGTGGAGCTGGACTGGCCCGTGGAGCAGGGCTCGGCGACCTGGGAGTGGCTGACGCGCGTCTGCCTGCCGGCGGTGACGGGGAGCGAGGCGCGGACGCGGCAGTTGCTGGAGGGAGGTTACGGGGGCGCGAGCGGCACGGGGAGCTTCCCCTTCGGCCACCTGGACGGAGGACCGTGGCGTCCACCGGAAGGGCTGATGGAGCCCGAGGACGTGGGGCACGCGGAGTTCATCCTCGGGGACCTGGAGCACCTGTTGCCGGAGCTGCCGAAGGAAGGGGTGCTGCTGGCCGCGCCCCGCTGGATGGCGGTGGGCCAGACCCAGGACTCCCCCGCGCTGCGCCGGGCCGACATCTCGAGCGAGGAGGCCGGAGGCTTCGGCCTGTTCAACGCGGCCGCGCATGACGTGGGCGAGGACGATGATTGAGATGCGGCTCCTGGGTGGACTGGTCGCCCTGCTCTGCCTGTCGTGCGCATCTGCGCCGACGCGGTATGCGCAGACGAACTCCGCGACCAATGGATGCCTTCGAAATCCCACCTGCTACACGCAGCCAGGGGACGAAGCGTTCCTCCCATGGGTGGACAAGGCCGCCAGGGCGGCAGCGACCGCCGGCGCAGCAATGAAGGTGCTGGAGGCGGCGGACGTAGCACGCATCGAGCACCTGCTTGTGGAGTGCTCCAAGGAAGCGAACCGTATCGTCAATGAACGCGAGTACGGCGAAGGGAAGATCCCGGACGACAAGGAGTGCATGCGAGTGGTCGGCTACAACAAGAACGGGGACCCCATCCGACGGCAGGCCGAACTCGGGACGATGAAGCACGAGGTTGCCTTCGCATGTGTACGGAGAGAAGTCCTCCGGCTCTTCCCCGAAAATGTCTCGATTGAGCCTCGCTACAGTGGCGACGCAAAGTCTGGTGGCCCTGCCTTGACGAACCAATGGACGGGCTCGAAGAAGCCCGACGTCGTCCTTCATGCTACGAACCAGCCGCTCCAGATCCAATGCATCTTCGACCTCAAATTCCCGTGCACAGGGAACAGTAAGGCCGAACCGTTCACCAGCGGCGATACTCGAAGACAGATGTCTCGCTATGAGGATCTGGGAGGAAAGTGCAAGCCCGCCATCATCACGCCCCAGCTTGGAGTTGTGCGTGAATAGGTATCCATTCCTTCAACACTTTGCCTCTGTACTTCCCAGGGTCCAATTGGTCGTGCGCATCGTCTTCTACTTGCCGCATGACCACAGAACGCTGGCACCGGTCCTACGACGAACCCTCGACACCTATCTCGCGTTCATTTCTGCCGGTGGCGGAGCACTGACCTCGGGAGAGGATCCCGACATCAGTGAGGCCGCATTTCCGCTCACGCCTGAGTTCTGGGAGGAAGCCCGACGCCATATCGAGAAATCCCGATTCGAGCATCTGGATGAGATGGAGCAGGACTCCTTCTGGTTCCGGACCTTGACCAAGCGGGGCTTCGACACATGGGTTCATCTCATTGGCGGAGAGTCGGACCCCACTGGCTATGAATTCAGCTTCCGCTCCCGGCTGCCCTGGCGCGAACCCTCGGGTGAGTACAGCGTCCTGAGCGTGAAGGTCCCCATGCAGTTCCTGGAGGACCAGGGGCCCGAGAAGGCCTTTGAGCTGGCTCAGGCGCTGGCGGAGCCGCTTCCCTTCTCCACGGGCCACGCCGGACTGTCGCTGTCATTCACCCGCGGCAGGTCCCGCCTCCTTCCCCTCCTCAAGGACCATCTGGTCCGGCATCCCGGTTGGGATGTTCCTCGCGCGAGCACATGGGGCATGGAAGAAGGGATCGACGGCATCCACTGGATGACCTTCCTGGGGGCGCCCCTCCTCGACACCCTGGGAGGGCCCAATGCGATCCGCGCCCGGTTGCAGCATCCGGAGACCACCGTCCAGGAGCTCACCGGGTGCCGCGCCGTGATCCGCCTGGGGCCCGCTCCGCTGGCGGGCGACACGAAGCTGGGTGAAACGCTGCCGGCGTACCGCGAGCTGGCCCGGTTCCTGGAACCGTGGCTCATGCCCTCCGCTCCCTTCGTCCCCTTCGAGGGCTACACACCGGAGGAGATGCGCCATTGGTGGCGCCGCTTCCTGGAGCCGCCCCCAGCGGCCATCTCCGATCCACGCGATGGATGACCACGCCGGATTTTTTCACGCATTGCCCCAGCACCCGGCGCACTGATAATTCGCCACCCGGAGTGTTTACGTCGAGCAGCGGGCCGACGGTCACGTTCGCGCCAGCCCTCGCGGATCGGGGTTTCATCAATGCGGTCACAACGCGCTGTCTGGAGCGGGCTCCTGCTGTTCGTCACGAGCCTGGGCCTTCTGTCCTGCGGCGGGAACGAGCGCCCGGCACCGGAGGGCGCCCGCTCGGTGCACTCCCGCCTCGCGACTCCGCCGGACTTCTATGCCACCGCTTCCATGGCGACGGCCCGCGGACAACACGCGGCCGTCCTGCTCCCGGACGGGCGGCTGCTGATCATCAACGGCGTCAACAGCGCCGGGTTCGTGACCACGGCGGAGCTGTTCGACCCGGCCACCGGCGCCTGGACCTCCGCGGGCACGACCGGTATCCAGGGCAACGTCACGAAGGCCGTGCGGCTGTCCACCGGCAAGGTGCTGGTGCTGACCGACGGCTCCACCGCGGGACGTCTCTACGACCCCGCGACGGGCGCCTGGACCGCCACGGGCAACATGTCGACCCCGCGCGGCCTCTTCACGCTCACGCTGCTGACCACCGGCCAGGTGCTGGTGGCGGGGGGGACCGGCCCTGGCGGCGTCCGGCTCACGTCGGCGGAGCTGTATGACCCGGCCACCAACGCCTTCGTCCCCACCGGCGCCATGACCCTGGGCCGCAACGCGCACACCGCCACGCGGCTGCGCGACGGGCGGGTGCTCGCGGTGAGCGGCTTCAGCGGGAGCGGTGAGGTGCCCGGCGCGGACCTCTACAACCCCGCGACCGGCACCTGGACCGCCGTCGCGCCCCCGCTCGTCCCCCGGCACTACGCCTCCAGCACCCTGCTCCCCGACGGCCGCGTGCTCTTCACGGGCGGCTTCACGGCAACCAACGCGACGAACCAGTCGGAGCTCTACGACCCGGTGGCCAACACCTGGACCGCGACGGGCAGCCTCGCGTTCGCGCGCGCCAGTCACGCGGCCACGCTGCTGCCCAATGGCCGCGTCCTCGTCACCGGCGGCGCCGAGTTCCGCGCCTCGCCGCCGCTCGAGTCGGAAATCTATGACCCCGCCACCGGCACCTGGACGGCCGCGGGCACGATGAACGTCGCCCGGGAGAACCACACCGCGACGCTGCTGCCGAGTGGCAAGGTGTTCATCGCGGGCGGCTTCAACTCGGCCCCGGTCACGACCTTCTCCGCGACGACGGAGGTCTACGACCCCGCCCTGAGCCGGTGGTCCCCCGCGGGCGCCATGGGCACGCCCCGGACCGACGCGGCGGTGGCGCTGCTGCCCTCCGGCCAGGTGCTCGTCGCGGGCGGCCGCGGCCAGTTCACCTCGTCCGCCGAGGCGGAGCTGTACGACCGCGCGAGCAATTCCTGGAGCGCCCTGCCCGCGCTCGCCACCCCGCGCGAGCGCTCCACCGCCACCGTGCTGACCTCGGGGCAGGTGCTCATCGTGGGCGGCCGCAACACCAGCACCTCCACGGCCTCCGTGGAGCGCTTCGATCCGGCGACCAACACCTGGCTGCCCACCGCGGCGCTGCTGGGCACGCGGCACCTGCACACCGCCACGCTCCTGCCGGATGGCCGGGTGCTCGTCGCCGGTGGCCAGAGCAACACCACGGTGCTCGCCACCGCGGAGCTGTACGCGCCTGACACGAACACGTGGACCTCGGCCGGCTCGCTCACCACGGCGCGCGCCGGACATCGCGCCGTGCTGCTGCAGAACGGCTGGGTGCTCGTCGTCGGCGGACACGGCGGCGGCGGCCTGGAGCTGGCCTCGGCGGAGCTCTTCGACCCCGCCACCAACACCTGGGCCCCGGCGGCGAGCCTCGCGGGCGCCCGCGACGAGCTGACGCTGACGCTGCTGCCGTCGGGTCAGGTGCTCGCGGCGGGCGGCATCGCGGCCTTCGTGGAGCTCACGACCGCGGAGCTGTACACGCCCGCCACGAACACCTGGGCTCCCGCGGCGGCGCTCGCGCAGCCGCGCTGGCTGCACTCCGCGACGCTGATGCCTGGCGGCAAGGTGCTGGTCGCGGGCGGCATCACCACGAATGGGGACTACGCCAACACGGCGGAGGTCTACGACCCGACGATCGGCCGCTGGCTCAACGTCGCGGACCCCACCACCGCGGGCGGCCTGTCCGCCGTCGCCCTGCCCTCCGGAGAGGTCCTGCTGTCCGGTGGCCTCGCCACCCCCAACGCCGAGCTGTTCGACGACACGAGCGCCCTCCCCGCGTGGCGGCCCACCGTGACGAACCCG
It encodes:
- a CDS encoding bifunctional acetate--CoA ligase family protein/GNAT family N-acetyltransferase, which codes for MDEQRPTTPPARTDPSIDLLHQRTRQPLEVLFSPRSVAVVGASERPGSVGRTVLWNLISSPFGGTVYPVNPQRPNVLGIKAWPSLRALPEPVDLAVIVTPAKSVPAIIRECAEMGVKGAIIISAGFKETGPEGVKLEQEVLRIAQAANLRIIGPNCLGVMRPTGGFNATFAKGMARPGNVAFISQSGALLTSILDWSLREAVGFSAFVSVGSMLDVGWGDLIDFLADDPMTRSILLYMESIGDARAFLSAAREVALTKPIIVIKAGRTAQAAQAAASHTGTLAGSDEVLSAAFRRAGVLRVDSIEDLFHMAEVLAREPRPSGRRLTLLTNAGGPAVLATDALVSGGGELAVLSDDTRKQLDGFLPPPWSHANPVDILGDADAERYAKALETTGADPNSDGLLVILTPQDMTEPTKTADRLKGYAKLPGKPVLASWMGGSEVAAGERILNDAGIPTFGYPDTAARVFNYMWRYSDNIAGLYETPTLAEEPTGGGRDVARALVDEARASGRTLLSEYESKRLLAAYGIPTVETWLATSEDEAVAKAHTLGFPVVLKLHSLTVTHKTDVGGVRLDLRDEQRVREAFRAIRDAMAERGLQDGFDGVTVQPMVKLDGYELIVGSSLDAQFGPVLLFGAGGTLVEVMQDRALGLPPLNTTLARRMMERTRIHHALKGVRGRAPVDLGALERLMVRFSQLVVEQPFIRELDINPLLVSAERIIALDARVVLHPPDVPASALPKLAIEPYPHQYAQVLTLKNGEQLLVRPIRPEDEPAMGRFHQALSEQTVFMRYAGLMKLSQRVAHERLARICFNDYAREMALVAERPSPDGKGGGEILAVGRLTRLRGTKDAEFAITVSDTAQRLGLGTELLRRLVDIGRDWGLRRIVADILARNRGMQAVSKKLGFTLVEHEELAPDMVKAVKVLNG
- a CDS encoding NmrA family NAD(P)-binding protein — its product is MSIVINTPNGNIGRPLVEKLLKAGRKVTVISRTPEKVADLVKLGAKVVQGSIDEQATLDAALPGAEALFWLAPPAARPDFVQWATATGRMAAERVKAHGVKRVVLISSIGAQTGPGTGPVAALKPIEEAFQAAAPNVVSLRAGFFMENLLRDVQGLTKTGALFSVNGETQAFPMVATADIAAKAFEYLTDTSWTGHRYVGVHGPKDVTYPEIASVLTQVLGQPVKYVRVGLEDVRNGMTGAGMPSWMADVYVEMYGAVLDGRMVAAEPRSKETTTPTTLAEFASTVLKPAVERARAS
- a CDS encoding LysR family transcriptional regulator — its product is MHRAHETSTEEVDLSGINLNLMVALDALLQEAHVTRAAARVGLTQSAMSHALAQLRELLGDALLIRGRGGMVLTPRAEQLVAPLRRGLAELRRALRHEPPFEPATASRRFTVATRDYFGTVLLPGALELLGREAPGVDLIVQHVDNHTYPALMETGGVDLTVVTPPVETGAGLRQKKLLTEDFVCVVRRDHPTVRRTLDLDTYLKLSHILISPRGDGFGAVDAVLAKRGLPPRRIALRVPYFLIAPLAVSRSDYVLTAPRRLIAAFSDAYALQVFPPPIPVPSFDIIQVWHERFDGDPAHQWLRGLVQRAVNAGSENTRSSRRVRRAPAS
- a CDS encoding DUF2378 family protein, whose translation is MNPEKLVFAQTVDALFVRALENRLTPACREHLKRAGLDLDRKLERTYSLEQWREFLRIAAGHVYGGVPAEAAYYSLGERFMDAYFGTFFGRALLGVGRLAGPRRMLLRADVGFRAGNNFSEVKIVERSATSLELWMNDVLADQPTFAAGLLARAVALCGGWRVVALPEEFDGTAATFHLRWSEAPVETALSATEDGSSGDARPQA
- a CDS encoding tRNA (5-methylaminomethyl-2-thiouridine)(34)-methyltransferase MnmD yields the protein MSEPSHPRDGDFELVTLRNGHRAVRHLGHGEVMHPAVGPWQEALRLYVDQPGLADRLRQPGPPLVIHDVGLGAATNAVAALTRARDLGPQRARDLHVVSFEVDLAPLRLALADAEGFPFLQPFREACEALMKHGAWSEPGIRWELKLGDAVPFLEAELPPADLVFFDPFSPASNPDMWTEGVLARVRRHCREDGEGALLMTYSAATPTRVTLLLAGFYVGAGVSTGTKGETTVASTRYESLAAPLGTRWLERWERSSSRAPHGGTLTPEVERRLRTHPQWR
- a CDS encoding type VI immunity family protein; the encoded protein is MRIVFYLPHDHRTLAPVLRRTLDTYLAFISAGGGALTSGEDPDISEAAFPLTPEFWEEARRHIEKSRFEHLDEMEQDSFWFRTLTKRGFDTWVHLIGGESDPTGYEFSFRSRLPWREPSGEYSVLSVKVPMQFLEDQGPEKAFELAQALAEPLPFSTGHAGLSLSFTRGRSRLLPLLKDHLVRHPGWDVPRASTWGMEEGIDGIHWMTFLGAPLLDTLGGPNAIRARLQHPETTVQELTGCRAVIRLGPAPLAGDTKLGETLPAYRELARFLEPWLMPSAPFVPFEGYTPEEMRHWWRRFLEPPPAAISDPRDG